GCAAGTTTATATGGATGGAGCAAATATGAATGCTCAAGTAGGTTTAATGAAACCTGCATATTTAGGTGTTGATATTTGTCATCTTAACCTTCATAAAACTTTTGCAATTCCTCATGGAGGAGGAGGTCCTGGTATGGGACCTATTTGTGTAGCTTCACATTTAAAACCTTTTTTACCGAATCATCCTTTTCAAACTCAAAAAGGTAAAAATAACAAAAAAACATTGACTATTTCTTCTTCTCCATATGGTTCTTCTTTAATCTTGACAATTTCTTATGCTTATATCCGTTTATTAGGACCAGATGGTCTTAAAAAATGTACAGAAATATCTGTATTGAATGCAAATTATATCAAAGAAAAATTGAAAAAATTTTATAATATCCTATATATAGGAGAGAATAATATTGTAGCACATGAATTAATTATAGATTGTAGAATTTTCAAACATATGAATATAGAAGTTGTAGATATAGCAAAAAGAATGATGGATTATGGATATCATGCCCCTACTATATCTTTTCCTGTAGAGGGATGTATGATGATAGAACCCACAGAAAGTGAATCTAAGGAAGAATTAGATCGTTTTATTGAAACTCTTATTAGTATCAGACAAGAAATTAAGGAAATCGAAAATGGAAAATATTCCAATAAAAATAATGTATTAAAAAATGCGCCACATAGTATAGATGTTTTGACTCAGAATGAATGGAAATATCCTTATAGCAGAGAAAAAGCTGCTTATCCTTTATATTGGATTAAAAATAGAAAATTTTGGCCGTCTGTAAATCGTGTTAATGATGGGTATGGAGACAGAAATTTAATATGCAAATGTACATAGAAATATTAGGTAATATTATAAAAATAATTTTAACAGAAATGATTTATAATGAAAATGTTTTGAACTTTGAATACGGTGTAACATGAAGAGAATCAAATATGTTTCTTTCATATTTAAATAATCCTGTGATGGCTATCATAGCTCCATTATCAGTTGTGAAATTTTTATTTGGAATAAAAATTTCATATTTTTTGTGTTTTTCTGCAAAAGACATAAATGTTTTTCTAATCTCATAATTAGCGGATACTCCTCCCGCTAAAACTATTCTATAAATACCTGTATAAATAACAGATTTTTTCACTTTTTCTAAAAGAATTTCTGCTATAATTTTTTGTATGGAAGCACAAATATCAGATAAATTATGTTTTATAAACAATGTATTTTTTTTTAATTTTTTTATTATAAATTGTGAAACATCATTTTTAAATCCACTAAAACTAAAGTTCAATCCGTTCACTATGGGTTTTGAAAAAGTAAATTTCTTATTATTTCCATTTTTAGAGAAAAATTCTATCATAGGACCACCCGGATAATAAAACCCTAACATTCTAGCAACTTTATCTAAAGCTTCTCCTACAGAATCATCTAAAGTAGTTCCCAATATTTCCATTTGAAAAAAATCATTTACTTTAATAATTTGAGTATGACCTCCACTTATAACTAAACTTAAAAATGGAAATTTTGGATAAGAATTATTAACATTCGCATTTCGTATAAAATGAGAAAGTATATGAGCTTGTATATGATTTACAGTTAATAAAGGTATTTCTAATCCCATAGAGAATGATTTTGCGAAAGAAGCTCCTACTAGTAATGAACCGATTAATCCAGGGCCTAAAGTAAAAGATACAGCATCAATTTGATACCGTGTAACTCTCGCTGATAAAAAAGCTTTTTTTACTGCTTTTGTAATATTTATGTCATGTAATCTTGAAGCTAATTCAGGAACCACTCCTCCATATTTTTTATGAATTTTTTGATGAATTATAATATTGGACAACACATCTCTACCTCGTATAATAGAAACACCTGTATCATCACATGATGATTCTATTCCAAGAATTACTGGTTTTTTTTTCATAAATATAAAATAACAATATCTTTGATAATGAATAATGCTTTTCTCTACAACAAAAAAATAAAAATATTTATTTTATTTTTTTTGCTAGGTTTGTTTTTTTTTTCTAAATATAAAGAAGAAGAAATAAAGGAAAAAGTTTATACATTTTTTTTTAATTTTTTTTTGAAAAAAGTAAGAAATAATTTAAATGAAAATATTATTATAAAATATGCCTCTATTAATTTTTTGGAAAAAAAATTTATTTTACATGATATAAAAATTATAGATCATCATCGTTTTTCTTTTATTCATTTATCTGAATGTCAAATATCTATCGATAGTAATTTACTTTATTTTATTTTTATAAATTCGGATCATTTAAAAATAAAAAATATTTTTATTGAAAATTTTTCTTGTTTTATAAAAAAATATTCACGAGAAAAAGAAAATAATCTTCTTTTTTTTATTAGAAATTTTCGGATTCAAAATAGATTAAACAAGTCTAATATTAAGTTTATTAGCTGTTCAAAGCTTACAATAAAAAAATCATATTTATATTATAAAAATATAGATTCTAACAAAAAATTAGAACATTTCTTTTCTATTTCTGCAAAAAAAATTAAAGTTGATAATAAAAATAAAAAAATAAAAGCTTCTATTTTTTCTTTTCAATCTAAAGAATTAAAAAATAAATTTCCTACAATAGAAAATATATTTTGTGATATCATATTATATCATTATCCTTATAAAATTAAGGTTTACAAGTTTTTTATAGAAACACCTGAAAGTTATTTAAAAGGAGATTTTAGTTTTTCTCAATTTCAATATAAAAAAAATCCGATTTTATTTCCGAAAATACACATACAATGCAAAATCTATAAGGGATCAAAATTAGGTTCAGACATAGGGGTTTTTTTTTCAAAAAAATGGAATTTCTCTACTAAAGTATTTATACATGGTAATATTCATGGTAAATTGAATCATAAAGAAAAAATATTTTTTCTTTATGATTTTTTTATAAAAAATGCAAGAAATAAATTATTTTCAAATAAAATATATATTATTTACAAAAATAAAAAATGTAAAAAAATAAAATTATTTAAAACTTTTATACAATTTAATCCTCATGATATAAAAAAAATAATTCCGTATGATTTTGATTCTAAATTAGAATATTTAAAATTTTTTTTGAATTTAAAACAATGTTTTTTATATAAAGGAGATTTTACTTTTTCCTTACTTGGAAATAGTAAAAATTTTAAAATAAAAGGAATTGTTAAAAATCATTTTTTTTTATCTAAAATATATACTTATGTTGATTGTTATAAAAACCAATATAAAGGAAAAATTTTAACAGAAATAAAGTTTTTTACTAAGAAAAAAAAAACTGAAGAAAAAAATGGATTTATTCCGTTCTCTTCTTTCATTTATAAGAAATTATCTAATTTAGATAGTATGAGTTTTAAAGGAACTTTTTCAAGTTTTTTTTTAACTCTATTTTTTTCTCATTCAAAATATAAAATGAATTTTATAGGAAAAATATTTCCGTATTACCCAAATATATTTATTGACGTCTATAATAATAAAACCAAAAAAAATATCAAAATAATATTTTATGATAATCAATTTTTTCAAAAAATCAACATAAATATATATGATATTATTATCGGTCATATTTCCATATACAAAAAATATAAAAATTCATTTAAAATTTCTTGTCCAAAAAGAAAAGAAATTCAAGGTACCAACTTCAATTTTTTGATTAAAAAATCTTTTTTTGATTTAATCAAATTAAAAACAAATAGAAATACATTTTCTGACATTAAAATTTCAGGTGAGAAAAAAGGTAATATATTTAAAATCATTTTTTGTACAAAAAAAATACAATTAAATGATTTTTTTATTAAAAAATTATTTATTACGTTAGATAATTATACGATAGTAGATAATTTTATGATAAAAAGAATTAATATTCATGCAGAAAAAATTTTTTACAAAAATTTCTCATCTAGAACAATAAATATATTCATTTTAAATCAAAAAAATTTTTGGATAATAAATTCTAAATTTTTTTTCACATTAAACAATCAAAAATATGAAAAACAAATATTAAATTTTCTTTGCAAAAAAGAAAAAAATTTCTTTTTCCTCTATCC
The sequence above is drawn from the Blattabacterium cuenoti genome and encodes:
- a CDS encoding translocation/assembly module TamB domain-containing protein, with amino-acid sequence MNNAFLYNKKIKIFILFFLLGLFFFSKYKEEEIKEKVYTFFFNFFLKKVRNNLNENIIIKYASINFLEKKFILHDIKIIDHHRFSFIHLSECQISIDSNLLYFIFINSDHLKIKNIFIENFSCFIKKYSREKENNLLFFIRNFRIQNRLNKSNIKFISCSKLTIKKSYLYYKNIDSNKKLEHFFSISAKKIKVDNKNKKIKASIFSFQSKELKNKFPTIENIFCDIILYHYPYKIKVYKFFIETPESYLKGDFSFSQFQYKKNPILFPKIHIQCKIYKGSKLGSDIGVFFSKKWNFSTKVFIHGNIHGKLNHKEKIFFLYDFFIKNARNKLFSNKIYIIYKNKKCKKIKLFKTFIQFNPHDIKKIIPYDFDSKLEYLKFFLNLKQCFLYKGDFTFSLLGNSKNFKIKGIVKNHFFLSKIYTYVDCYKNQYKGKILTEIKFFTKKKKTEEKNGFIPFSSFIYKKLSNLDSMSFKGTFSSFFLTLFFSHSKYKMNFIGKIFPYYPNIFIDVYNNKTKKNIKIIFYDNQFFQKININIYDIIIGHISIYKKYKNSFKISCPKRKEIQGTNFNFLIKKSFFDLIKLKTNRNTFSDIKISGEKKGNIFKIIFCTKKIQLNDFFIKKLFITLDNYTIVDNFMIKRINIHAEKIFYKNFSSRTINIFILNQKNFWIINSKFFFTLNNQKYEKQILNFLCKKEKNFFFLYPFISTKLNLNGDNWMIDFDYCYPNLGIIKIDLINQKYIVDNLIFYSKKQKIFINVNWTNEKKILQFYIKNVQLKKILYKKYNINGLINGFFIYKNIYNQVNPNINIEIKSFSIGKIILGNFSIYSFHRKKSSYELVGVIRKNSCNFLKLFGNIKNESNKKSKLDLDIIIPSLEINNFSSLSFLKKINSEANGIVTGKIQVSGYLNDLHYSGKLKIKNFGIKNNSENTNYKIKNPVYINIFSKHCTLSSSYFEDTKYKTRGCINGFFLHKNLIQWDLMKFYINTKNLLVLDLDEKQNKFLFGKIFFNGKVQITKKENHIYIYMNNGKILNFSHLYINPSFQEKNVKKKLNTNKDKNCYLFINVNTLIDKNTRASIFLDENHFIEFRGEGFLFIKKTCENDTHYNGKYFVKDGLYHFYKKNTFPIKLEKKFKIKSGGSISWNNNFYQSNINLIVYDTKYVYNVVEYMNLIKKNPKVHKNNMILTELRIHISGNFQKPNINMEILFPESNEEIQKKLSDKLNSFEEKEIQFLSILILGKFLLKNETIKNFIYFSIYDIFLKRLKIKNILSS
- the tsaD gene encoding tRNA (adenosine(37)-N6)-threonylcarbamoyltransferase complex transferase subunit TsaD — protein: MKKKPVILGIESSCDDTGVSIIRGRDVLSNIIIHQKIHKKYGGVVPELASRLHDINITKAVKKAFLSARVTRYQIDAVSFTLGPGLIGSLLVGASFAKSFSMGLEIPLLTVNHIQAHILSHFIRNANVNNSYPKFPFLSLVISGGHTQIIKVNDFFQMEILGTTLDDSVGEALDKVARMLGFYYPGGPMIEFFSKNGNNKKFTFSKPIVNGLNFSFSGFKNDVSQFIIKKLKKNTLFIKHNLSDICASIQKIIAEILLEKVKKSVIYTGIYRIVLAGGVSANYEIRKTFMSFAEKHKKYEIFIPNKNFTTDNGAMIAITGLFKYERNIFDSLHVTPYSKFKTFSL